From the genome of Winogradskyella forsetii, one region includes:
- a CDS encoding toxin-antitoxin system YwqK family antitoxin — MKKIAILLIMLSVTFTYAQKERNLKLNKETNLIEVVYYHDNGEISQTGTYTLDGKLQGDWFSYSNEGNKLASAKYDNGEKVGKWFYWSEGSLKEVDYSNNAVASVNVWTDSKTSVASNR; from the coding sequence ATGAAAAAGATAGCAATATTACTTATAATGTTAAGCGTAACTTTTACGTACGCTCAGAAAGAAAGAAATCTGAAATTAAATAAAGAAACCAATTTAATTGAGGTAGTTTATTATCATGATAATGGTGAAATTAGCCAAACAGGAACTTATACTTTAGATGGTAAATTACAAGGTGATTGGTTTAGCTACTCTAATGAAGGAAACAAATTAGCCTCTGCAAAGTATGATAATGGAGAAAAAGTAGGCAAATGGTTTTATTGGAGTGAAGGTTCGCTAAAAGAAGTTGATTATTCCAATAACGCTGTTGCGAGTGTGAATGTATGGACAGATAGTAAAACATCCGTGGCTTCAAATAGATAA
- a CDS encoding porin — MNTKTCTLVIFLCAIFSTNAQEISDTSFGKGLINFVAKDSSFSVKFAPRFQVRSVSSWDHDGNQYGNPEHNFIVRRARLKFDGFAYSPKLKYKIELGLSNRDLAGANDFNRNTPRYILDAVLMWNFAGNWELWAGQTKLPGNVERVISSANLQLIDRSLLNSRFNIDRDLGIQLRHKTNLGGDFLMREKFSLSQGEGRNVTEGNEGGLQYTARLEFLPFGEFQSNGDYSQSDLKREEKPKLMLGFTYNYNQDAVRERGFAGDYMTRTDETLYETDQTTIFADAMFKYRGFSFMGEYAKRTADDEIATELDGTTILDIDGEPGPDYIVLTGNALNLQAGYLFKSNYEIAARFTTLEFESITGALPTNQYTLGASKYIVGHKLKVQTDLSYTTLDGNDDSVRFRLGFDIHF; from the coding sequence ATGAATACTAAAACTTGTACACTTGTAATTTTCTTATGTGCAATTTTTTCTACAAACGCTCAAGAAATTAGCGATACTTCATTTGGCAAAGGGCTTATTAACTTTGTAGCTAAAGACAGTTCCTTTAGTGTAAAGTTTGCACCACGTTTTCAAGTAAGGTCAGTTTCATCTTGGGATCACGATGGAAATCAATACGGAAACCCAGAACATAACTTCATTGTTCGTAGAGCACGTTTAAAATTCGATGGTTTTGCTTACAGTCCGAAATTAAAATACAAGATAGAACTTGGACTATCCAATAGAGATCTTGCTGGTGCTAACGATTTTAACCGCAATACACCACGTTATATTCTAGATGCCGTATTAATGTGGAATTTTGCAGGTAACTGGGAACTTTGGGCAGGTCAGACCAAATTACCAGGTAATGTAGAACGTGTTATATCATCGGCTAATCTTCAATTAATAGATCGCTCATTATTAAACAGTCGTTTTAATATTGACCGTGATTTAGGAATCCAACTTCGTCACAAAACTAATTTAGGTGGTGATTTTTTAATGCGTGAAAAATTTTCCCTTTCCCAAGGCGAAGGTCGCAATGTTACCGAGGGGAATGAAGGTGGTTTACAATATACAGCGCGTTTGGAATTTTTACCATTCGGTGAATTTCAATCTAATGGTGATTATAGTCAATCAGATTTAAAGCGTGAGGAAAAACCAAAATTGATGCTTGGTTTTACTTATAATTACAATCAAGATGCTGTGAGAGAACGCGGTTTTGCTGGAGATTATATGACTAGAACCGATGAAACTCTTTACGAAACGGATCAAACGACTATTTTCGCAGATGCCATGTTTAAATATCGTGGGTTCTCTTTTATGGGAGAATATGCAAAACGAACAGCCGATGATGAAATCGCTACTGAATTAGATGGAACTACCATATTAGATATTGATGGCGAACCAGGACCAGACTATATTGTTTTAACAGGAAATGCATTAAACTTACAAGCTGGTTATTTATTTAAAAGTAATTACGAAATTGCAGCGCGTTTCACAACATTGGAGTTTGAAAGTATAACAGGTGCATTGCCAACAAATCAATATACTTTAGGAGCTTCAAAATACATCGTTGGACATAAACTAAAAGTACAGACGGATCTTAGTTATACCACATTAGATGGAAACGACGATAGCGTTAGATTTAGATTAGGATTTGATATCCACTTCTAA